One genomic window of Streptomyces sp. NBC_01498 includes the following:
- the ilvD gene encoding dihydroxy-acid dehydratase — translation MPELRSRTVTHGRNMAGARALMRASGVASEDIGKPIVAVANSFTEFVPGHTHLAPVGRIVSEAIKAAGAVPREFNTIAVDDGIAMGHGGMLYSLPSRDLIADSVEYMVEAHCADALICISNCDKITPGMLMAAMRLNIPTVFVSGGPMEAGKATLVDGTVRKLDLINAISDAVNESVSDEDILRIEENACPTCGSCSGMFTANSMNCLAEAIGLALPGNGSVLATHTARRALYENAGRTVVDITKRHYEGGDETVLPRAIATRAAFDNAMALDIAMGGSTNTILHLLAAAQEAGLEYGLDEIDAVSRRVPCLAKVAPNVAPGGTYYMEDIHRAGGIPAILGELYRGGLLDEGVRSVHSDSLDEWLKTWDVRGGSPSEEAVELWHAAPGCKRSASAFSQSERWDTLDLDAEGGCIRSVEHAYSKDGGLAVLRGNLAVDGCVVKTAGVDESIWTFEGPAVVCESQEDAVEKILRKEIAEGDVVVIRYEGPRGGPGMQEMLYPTSYLKGRGLGKACALVTDGRFSGGTSGLSIGHASPEAASGGTIALVRDGDRIRIDIPGRSIELLVGEEELAARREALNGVYEPVARERKVSVALRAYAAMATSADKGAVRDITRLG, via the coding sequence ATGCCCGAGCTGAGGTCCCGCACTGTCACCCACGGCCGCAACATGGCGGGCGCACGCGCCCTTATGCGGGCGTCGGGCGTAGCGAGCGAGGACATCGGCAAGCCGATCGTCGCCGTCGCCAACTCCTTCACCGAGTTCGTCCCCGGCCACACCCACCTCGCCCCCGTCGGCCGGATCGTCTCCGAGGCGATCAAGGCCGCCGGGGCGGTCCCGCGCGAGTTCAACACGATCGCCGTGGACGACGGCATCGCGATGGGTCACGGCGGCATGCTCTACAGCCTGCCGTCGCGCGACCTGATCGCCGACTCCGTCGAGTACATGGTCGAGGCGCACTGCGCGGACGCGCTGATCTGCATCTCCAACTGCGACAAGATCACGCCGGGCATGCTGATGGCCGCGATGCGGCTCAACATCCCCACGGTCTTCGTCTCCGGCGGCCCGATGGAGGCCGGCAAGGCCACCCTGGTCGACGGCACGGTCCGCAAGCTGGACCTGATCAACGCGATCTCGGACGCCGTCAACGAGTCCGTCTCGGACGAGGACATCCTCCGTATCGAGGAGAACGCCTGCCCGACCTGCGGCTCCTGTTCCGGCATGTTCACCGCCAACTCGATGAACTGCCTCGCCGAGGCCATCGGTCTCGCCCTGCCCGGCAACGGCTCGGTCCTCGCAACCCACACCGCCCGCCGGGCGCTGTACGAGAACGCGGGCCGCACGGTGGTCGACATCACCAAGCGCCACTACGAGGGCGGCGACGAGACCGTCCTGCCCCGCGCCATCGCCACCCGCGCCGCCTTCGACAACGCCATGGCGCTCGACATCGCCATGGGCGGCTCCACCAACACGATCCTGCACCTCCTCGCCGCCGCCCAGGAGGCCGGGCTCGAATACGGACTGGACGAGATCGACGCCGTCTCCCGGCGTGTCCCGTGTCTGGCCAAGGTCGCGCCGAACGTCGCCCCCGGCGGCACGTACTACATGGAGGACATCCACCGGGCCGGCGGCATCCCCGCCATCCTGGGCGAGCTGTACCGGGGCGGTCTCCTCGACGAGGGCGTCCGCTCCGTGCACTCGGACTCGCTCGACGAGTGGCTCAAGACCTGGGACGTGCGCGGCGGTTCACCTTCCGAGGAGGCCGTCGAGCTGTGGCACGCGGCGCCCGGCTGCAAGCGCTCGGCGAGCGCGTTCTCCCAGTCCGAGCGGTGGGACACGCTCGACCTGGACGCCGAGGGCGGCTGTATCCGCTCGGTGGAGCACGCGTACTCGAAGGACGGCGGGCTCGCCGTGCTCAGGGGCAATCTGGCGGTCGACGGCTGCGTGGTGAAGACCGCGGGCGTGGACGAGTCGATCTGGACCTTCGAGGGCCCGGCCGTCGTCTGCGAGTCGCAGGAGGACGCCGTCGAGAAGATCCTCCGCAAGGAGATCGCGGAGGGCGACGTCGTCGTCATCCGTTACGAGGGCCCGCGCGGCGGCCCCGGTATGCAGGAGATGCTCTACCCCACCTCGTACCTGAAGGGCCGCGGCCTCGGCAAGGCGTGCGCCCTGGTCACCGACGGCCGCTTCTCCGGCGGTACGTCGGGCCTGTCGATCGGCCACGCCTCGCCCGAGGCGGCGTCCGGCGGGACGATCGCGCTGGTGCGGGACGGCGACCGCATCCGGATCGACATCCCCGGCCGCTCGATCGAACTGCTCGTCGGCGAGGAGGAGTTGGCGGCCCGGCGGGAGGCGCTGAACGGGGTGTACGAGCCGGTCGCGCGGGAGCGCAAGGTGTCCGTGGCGCTGCGCGCGTACGCGGCGATGGCGACGAGCGCGGACAAGGGCGCCGTCCGGGACATCACCCGCCTCGGCTGA
- a CDS encoding TetR/AcrR family transcriptional regulator has product MTAAAPRRRGRPARTDADTGPGTRERILTAARKEFADRGYDKASVRGIAKAAGVDPALVHHYFGTKEEVFGAAIEVSFEPALVLPALLTGGKEGIGERLARYFISVWENPASRAPLLAILRSALTNEAAAALLRKFVLRRLLERIAVELDVPDPTLRAELAASHMIGIAFLRYVLKAEPLASVETEEIVRRVAPTLQRYLAED; this is encoded by the coding sequence ATGACCGCCGCGGCCCCCCGCCGCCGTGGCCGCCCCGCGCGTACGGACGCCGACACCGGGCCCGGCACCCGTGAGCGGATCCTGACGGCCGCCCGCAAGGAGTTCGCCGACCGCGGCTACGACAAGGCGTCCGTGCGCGGCATCGCCAAGGCGGCCGGGGTCGACCCGGCCCTCGTGCACCACTACTTCGGTACGAAGGAAGAGGTCTTCGGCGCGGCCATCGAGGTCTCCTTCGAACCGGCGCTCGTCCTGCCCGCGCTGCTGACCGGCGGCAAGGAGGGCATCGGCGAGCGGCTGGCGCGCTACTTCATCAGCGTGTGGGAGAACCCGGCCTCCCGCGCCCCGCTGCTCGCGATCCTCCGCTCGGCCCTGACGAACGAGGCCGCGGCGGCCCTGTTGCGCAAGTTCGTCCTGCGGCGGCTGCTGGAGCGGATCGCGGTGGAACTGGACGTGCCCGATCCGACCCTGCGCGCCGAACTGGCCGCCTCGCACATGATCGGGATCGCGTTCCTGCGGTACGTGCTCAAGGCGGAGCCGCTGGCGTCCGTGGAGACCGAGGAGATCGTCCGCCGGGTCGCCCCGACGCTCCAGCGGTATCTGGCCGAGGACTGA